The following proteins come from a genomic window of Montipora capricornis isolate CH-2021 chromosome 9, ASM3666992v2, whole genome shotgun sequence:
- the LOC138015490 gene encoding uncharacterized protein, with product MYLRTLEDNRTMSLKLIIVFLLLSFIGITLSKYVENENNQAYLRGSRFSNKETADKRTKILERNTLKELGGPMKLSGKREDENEKISFVTGEGVLHCLTCILANCGEAAVECESFPEPGIIPCLLERCAIYAAECFDVCFRKGMTK from the exons ATGTATCTTAGAACCCTCGAAGACAACCGCACCATGTCTCTGAAGCTGATCATTGTTTTCCTGTTGCTCAGTTTTATAGGAATAACTCTGTCCAAATATGTAGAGAACGAAAACAATCAGGCTTACTTGCGAGGATCTAGATTCTCCAACAAAG AAACCGCAGACAAACGCACTAAGATTTTGGAAAGAAATACGTTGAAGGAACTGGGTGGACCCATGAAGCTCAGTGGAAAGCGAGAAGACGAAAACGAGAAAATCTCCTTTGTTACTG gtgAAGGTGTATTGCATTGTTTAACATGCATCCTCGCGAACTGCGGTGAAGCTGCTGTGGAATGCGAGTCGTTTCCAGAGCCTGGAATAATTCCATGTCTGTTGGAGAGATGTGCTATCTACGCTGCAGAGTGCTTTGATGTCTGCTTTCGCAAGGGAAtgaccaaataa